The following proteins are co-located in the Macadamia integrifolia cultivar HAES 741 chromosome 3, SCU_Mint_v3, whole genome shotgun sequence genome:
- the LOC122074341 gene encoding receptor-like protein 56 has translation MSNAKGYLYMYMSFLSTLPNMKSLDLSYNFLIEASSSSHTKQGSTVSFVGLGKLESLHLYGNHINNGILPFLGVLTSLKTLFLGYNNFDGLLHMEVLCGMKRLQQILDLSGNQFKGNIPSSLITSLSSLSHIILGYNDFEGTFTFQIFANHSKLDVIDLDSAGSKLKLETEHPPWVPLFQLKTLLLSNCNLKKQSNNAFPSFLSTQYNLREVDLSHCNLSGLLPPSLLKSNKLFSTLILRNNSLRGHFFLPSYVHNAARNINISNNRIDGLLQENIGNLFPNAKYLNLSKNNFESGNIPSSILQMLYLDNNSFSGNILREDYPSATTYGKPSFRIHSISIESNKFTTPPFARKWIHRSPSIALINNSNLLTLDIRSNNLCGSIPDWMGALSSLRVLLFQGNHLNGPIPNHLCQLEWICLMDLFHNSLSGSIHRCFNYISFGRRIEKESISNIKSEGLWGTRSTEVLAGAVEEIEFMTKSMYFSFRGGILNFMSVMDLSFINLMSDIPHEIGTLNGIHALNLSHNQLIGSIPKAFSNLKQIESLDLSYNRLTGKIPSELTTLYNLEVFTVAYNNLSDKTPEMKGQFSTFDSFSYEGNPYLYGLPLPKTSFCSSSGESTNTFATTLNDMENEDEIDMTAFASSFAASYVVCLLDLPLFSTSILIGKECGFTSSEHACTHVMIFFLMLIISYAFMDADFVCLFGKP, from the exons ATGTCCAATGCTAAAGGGTACCTTTACATGTACATGT CATTTTTATCTACTCTTCCtaacatgaaatcattggatctGAGTTATAATTTTCTTATCGAGGCCTCCTCTTCTTCACATACAAAACAAG GCTCTACAGTAAGTTTTGTTGGCTTGGGAAAGCTGGAGTCTCTACATCTATATGGGAATCATATTAACAACGGTATTCTTCCATTTTTGGGTGTACTCACATCCCTCAAGACCCTGTTCCTCGGTTACAACAATTTTGACGGATTGCTCCATATGGAAG TTTTGTGTGGAATGAAGAGGCTTCAACA AATATTAGATTTGTCCGGTAACCAATTCAAAGGAAACATCCCATCATCTCTCATAACTAGCCTCTCATCCCTTTCACACATTATTTTGGGCTACAATGACTTTGAGGGGACATTCACATTCCAAATCTTTGCTAACCATTCAAAACTTGATGTTATTGACTTGGACAGTGCTGGAAGCAAATTAAAGTTAGAAACTGAACATCCCCCTTGGGTTCCTCTTTTCCAGTTGAAGACATTGCTGTTGTCAAATTGTAATCTTAAAAAGCAAAGTAATAATGCTTTTCCCAGTTTCCTCTCTACTCAGTACAACTTAAGAGAAGTTGATCTTTCCCATTGCAACTTAAGCGGTCTGCTCCCACCTTCGTTACTCAAGAGCAATAAATTGTTCAGTACTCTGATCCTGAGGAATAACTCACTGAGGGGCCATTTTTTCTTACCATCCTATGTCCACAATGCTGCAAGGAATATAAACATTTCGAATAATCGCATTGATGGATTGCTTCAAGAGAACATTGGTAACTTATTTCCAAACGCAAAGTATTTGAATTTATCGAAGAATAATTTTGAGAGTGGAAATATTCCTTCGTCAATT TTACAGATGTTATATTTGGATAACAACTCATTTTCAGGAAATATCTTAAGAGAGGATTATCCAAGTGCCACAACCTATGG AAAACCATCTTTCAGGATCCATAGTATCAGTATTGAATCCAACAAATTTACAACACCTCCATTTGCAAGGAAATGGATTCATAGGTCACCATCAATTGCTCTTATCAACAACTCAAATTTGTTGACATTGGACATCAGAAGTAACAACTTATGTGGTAGTATTCCTGATTGGATGGGTGCCCTTTCCAGTTTGAGGGTTCTATTGTTCCAAGGAAATCATTTAAATGGTCCGATTCCAAATCATTTGTGCCAATTGGAATGGATATGCTTAATGGATCTTTTTCATAATAGCTTGTCTGGATCAATACACCGATGTTTCaattacatttcatttgggAGGAGGATAGAGAAGGAATCTATATCTAACATTAAATCTGAAGGACTTTGGGGGACTAGGTCAACAGAAGTTTTGGCTGGTGCAGTAGAAGAAATAGAATTCATGACAAAAAGTATGTATTTTTCATTCAGAGGTGGAATCCTTAATTTTATGTCTGTGATGGATTTATCGTTTATCAATCTCATGAGTGATATCCCACATGAAATAGGAACTTTAAATGGAATTCATGCATTAAACTTATCACACAACCAACTAATCGGATCAATTCCAAAAGCCTTCTCCAATTTAAAGCAAATAGAAAGCCTTGATCTATCCTACAACAGATTAACTGGGAAAATCCCTTCAGAATTGACCACACTATACAATTTGGAGGTCTTCACTGTGGCATACAACAATTTGTCTGATAAGACACCAGAGATGAAGGGCCAATTCTCAACATTCGACAGTTTCAGTTATGAAGGAAATCCCTACCTTTATGGTTTGCCATTACCAAAGACCTCTTTTTGCTCTTCTAGTGGAGAATCAACCAACACATTTGCAACAACTTTAAATGATATGGAGAACGAGGACGAGATTGACATGACTGCTTTTGCTAGTAGTTTTGCTGCTTCATATGTTGTGTGCTTATTGGACTTGCCACTATTCTCTACATCAATCcttattggcaaagaatgtgGTTTCACTTCATCGGAGCATGCATGTACTCATGTCATGATTTTCTTTCTAATGCTTATTATAAGCTATGCATTCATGGACGCAgattttgtttgcttatttgGAAAGCCTTAG